A stretch of the Geovibrio thiophilus genome encodes the following:
- a CDS encoding SpvB/TcaC N-terminal domain-containing protein has translation MSIFLKTILSIITFSSFAFADIIGETQGNFTVGQTGSALYHVDLTVPKGTNNLQPSISLEYNSHYSNGIMGAGWTINGFSTIQRCPSTIEQDNIRGTINYDFNDRFCLDGVRLIAVRGTDGQSGTEYRTEIDTFSQITSYGISGNGPDWFEVKTKDGKIIEYGRNNNSKIFTEFDNGDNREGTVRVWAVSKESDLIGNSINYEYGVDENRLYRTSSTSSSMIGFYPIRIDYGRALVHSLK, from the coding sequence ATGAGCATTTTCCTAAAAACCATACTCTCCATAATTACTTTCTCGTCTTTCGCTTTTGCAGATATTATCGGGGAAACTCAAGGAAACTTCACTGTTGGGCAAACCGGTTCAGCGTTGTATCATGTAGATCTAACAGTTCCAAAAGGTACAAACAATCTTCAACCATCTATCTCACTCGAATATAACTCACACTATAGCAATGGAATAATGGGGGCAGGCTGGACTATCAATGGATTCTCAACAATACAACGCTGCCCGTCAACCATTGAGCAAGACAATATAAGAGGAACTATTAATTATGATTTTAATGATCGCTTTTGTCTTGACGGAGTCAGACTCATTGCAGTAAGAGGAACTGACGGTCAAAGTGGGACAGAGTACAGAACAGAAATAGACACTTTTTCACAAATAACATCTTACGGTATATCCGGAAACGGACCTGATTGGTTTGAAGTTAAAACCAAAGACGGGAAAATAATTGAATATGGCAGAAATAATAATTCAAAAATCTTCACTGAATTTGATAATGGAGACAACCGTGAAGGCACTGTAAGAGTATGGGCTGTAAGCAAAGAGTCTGATCTAATCGGTAACAGTATTAATTATGAATATGGAGTCGATGAAAACAGATTATACAGAACATCTTCAACCTCAAGCTCAATGATTGGCTTTTATCCAATCAGAATAGATTATGGCAGAGCACTGGTGCATTCTCTGAAATGA
- a CDS encoding tlde1 domain-containing protein, with product MKDGAEKLKGFGYAGINRGLNNPAMEQVPFVGPLPKGIYEITGHNSDIATYNILLEKIKVDSKRDSFRIHGGKPEPDRTASQGCTILDLTTRKKILASKIQYLEVVK from the coding sequence ATGAAAGATGGGGCAGAAAAGTTGAAAGGATTCGGTTATGCTGGAATCAATAGAGGACTGAATAACCCCGCAATGGAACAAGTTCCTTTCGTTGGACCACTTCCAAAAGGAATATACGAAATTACTGGGCATAACTCTGATATAGCTACTTATAATATCCTTTTAGAAAAAATTAAAGTTGACTCAAAAAGGGATTCTTTTCGAATACATGGAGGAAAACCTGAGCCTGACAGGACTGCTTCCCAAGGATGCACCATACTCGATTTAACAACTCGGAAAAAAATTTTGGCTTCAAAAATACAGTATTTGGAGGTAGTTAAATAA